Proteins co-encoded in one Acidobacteriota bacterium genomic window:
- a CDS encoding ImmA/IrrE family metallo-endopeptidase, which produces MIEKITKLSFGWNERPLSEADLYRLCRRFSVVVQEMPLAVGGFYYRVMDRDFIAVDSKLPPVKKLAVLYHELGHFLFHMPASGTTANFHGVGRRTRQEIEADVFALCALIPREWIVTRTACDLIDLEGFPPEMVAERLKILADHGF; this is translated from the coding sequence TTGATCGAAAAAATAACTAAACTAAGTTTTGGCTGGAACGAGCGGCCGTTGTCCGAGGCCGATCTTTATAGGCTGTGCCGACGGTTTTCTGTGGTCGTGCAGGAAATGCCGCTTGCGGTCGGCGGGTTTTATTACCGTGTGATGGATCGTGACTTCATCGCGGTTGACAGCAAACTGCCGCCGGTCAAAAAACTCGCCGTGCTCTATCACGAGCTCGGCCATTTTCTTTTTCACATGCCGGCATCGGGTACCACGGCAAATTTCCACGGTGTCGGCCGCCGGACCCGGCAGGAGATCGAGGCCGATGTTTTCGCCCTGTGTGCACTCATTCCTCGCGAATGGATTGTGACGCGCACGGCTTGCGACCTGATCGACCTCGAAGGCTTCCCGCCCGAAATGGTCGCCGAGCGTCTCAAGATCCTCGCCGATCACGGGTTTTAA
- a CDS encoding carboxypeptidase regulatory-like domain-containing protein gives MLYWTDGLVSFTGGTLLDGATISGRVTTAAGQGLRNATVTIIDTAGTRRTTVTSSFGAYQFEGLETGRDYLLTVTSKRYRFATRTVNLTENLSDVNLVGLE, from the coding sequence ATGCTGTACTGGACGGACGGGCTGGTCTCATTCACCGGCGGCACACTGCTTGACGGAGCCACGATCTCCGGCAGAGTAACAACCGCAGCCGGACAGGGCCTGAGAAACGCGACGGTCACGATCATCGACACGGCAGGCACCCGGCGAACAACGGTAACCAGCTCATTCGGAGCCTACCAGTTCGAAGGCCTCGAAACAGGCCGCGACTATCTGCTGACAGTCACCAGCAAACGATACAGATTCGCAACGCGAACGGTCAACCTCACGGAAAACCTCAGCGACGTGAACCTGGTCGGCCTGGAATAG
- a CDS encoding Ig-like domain repeat protein: MRSGVRLFGLGIYRLAILVAVSVSLLGGFGVVSRPIMAEGVVYVSALDPVPAPAIQRNKTVDLSNRSQISALSVPEMLSTEVSRSNSFASVAFFAPCTNGSAFATVALNTTGVVQSITTCVFAGEYNTITGATAGQNLTFTGSGGAGNYLTVHSGTPGGPVLADGPSPLSFTNTFTGTLYLHVNTNASCGTDGSCHTTTVQCTSCSVAAPANDLCANAIPIMAPSVTAGTTVGSTIDTVPTCTTTFGTAGGVWYTYTGDGGTATLSTCGASFDTKIGVYTGTCGSLVCAVGNDDFCGLQSSVSFPTTLGTTYRVLVTGFSTNTGTFNLTASTTGPPPPPVPALVVAGTNGDDTLVVTATGPDAGSYVLNGGAPVPFSMNTSFTFNGTGGNDTFTINNPVGGLFAPVNGIDFNGGGQPGDNMNLLGGGGPGFNETYFVGTTMPPIGVGPGNNGDGLVRFTGPNPVDIRFTGLAPIVDTVASANFTVNSTDAANTISVTNGGVAPRLRVAVDSFEPIDFDNKTNVIVNGGDGVAGGDAADNVTVNYSNVPAALTTFNINGNEGNDIITVLARSGSYALSLNGNENDDTINAGATVAGPGTLALNGNDGNDSLIGGGDDDTFDGGAGDDTFIGNGGTDNVGGGGGVSLNDQIVVPGTAAADTISISLDGSGFLVATINGVTTTYRNFLAGPIATSGIEAVSVTADASSDTINAAPLPTIPINVDGGSPVAPILPGDGLIVNFTGTTGLVFTPAGTGAGGFTFTNRAPVSYVSIESPPVFATSTSLTSSANPSKFGQSVTFTATVVTTPVVGVPTGTVQFFDNGSMIGSAPVLGGTAVISLNTLALGNHPITANYVSNHAGFANSGATLTGNPQVVNQASTATTVQTLINAPNYGSTLTATATITAVAPGAGTPQGTVNFNDGGNPIAGCQNVAVTALGSAVCTTNQLPAGVGKVIQAVFSPSNGNYIGSNGSTTQTIGKAPLNVAASSATVTYGDAAPAITAAITGFVLGETTANLTTQPTCSTTYVQGSPVSGSQYPATCTGAVSNNYSFNYIGGNVTVNKKGLTVTADNKTRAYGAANPTLTATFTGFVLGQNLGTSDVTGSPLLSTTATPSSPVAGSPYAITAALGTLQSGNYAFTTFTNGTLTITQSQLTVTANDQTRVFGAANPALTFQITGFQNGETLATSGVTGTPTITTTATSTSAPGAYPITAAQGTLAAPNYGFTFVPATLTVTQAATTTTITNASALGNSTVVGQNYPVNWTTSPVAPGAGTPTGNVTVSDGTGNTCTAAVAAGTCSLASTLGPKTITATYAGDANFGASTSQAVQHNVVIGLTGNVKQFIAFGTNVNLAGVTMTLLNTATQQATTTTTDANGNYSFGVTQTGGSYTITPSGLGKAFEATSRTYTNVAGNITGGDFIAYDVPGPNAIPRTARVVSQIATQGQPVTVPVLMTTTGVETKVAFTVEYPVTALGIPTVTCGTGAVNCTLAVNNSLQGKVGITITPTAALPAGTERTREDHLPDLPKPGDECPDQIRRLPNSKGREKRGEQPAADAVLDGRAGLIHRRHTA; this comes from the coding sequence ATGAGAAGTGGCGTGCGACTATTTGGTTTAGGTATCTATCGGTTGGCAATTCTGGTTGCCGTTTCGGTTTCATTGCTTGGCGGGTTTGGGGTTGTCTCTCGGCCAATAATGGCAGAAGGAGTTGTGTACGTATCAGCACTTGATCCGGTTCCAGCTCCGGCCATTCAGAGAAATAAGACGGTTGACCTAAGTAACCGTTCGCAGATCTCGGCCCTTTCGGTTCCCGAAATGTTGAGCACCGAAGTTAGTCGATCAAACTCCTTTGCTTCAGTCGCTTTCTTCGCTCCCTGCACAAACGGATCGGCGTTCGCAACAGTCGCCCTCAATACAACCGGAGTCGTACAGTCGATAACTACTTGTGTGTTTGCCGGGGAATATAACACGATAACTGGAGCGACGGCCGGGCAAAATCTAACCTTTACGGGTAGCGGAGGCGCGGGTAACTATCTCACAGTTCATAGCGGTACGCCTGGCGGTCCGGTTCTAGCCGATGGCCCTTCGCCTCTATCATTTACGAATACGTTTACTGGAACGCTCTACCTGCATGTAAACACTAATGCCTCCTGCGGCACCGACGGCAGTTGTCACACGACGACTGTTCAATGCACGAGTTGCTCAGTAGCAGCTCCGGCGAACGATCTTTGTGCCAATGCAATACCGATCATGGCACCATCAGTGACGGCAGGCACAACAGTCGGCTCGACTATTGACACAGTTCCCACGTGTACGACTACCTTTGGCACGGCCGGGGGCGTTTGGTACACCTATACGGGCGATGGCGGTACGGCCACGTTAAGTACGTGTGGAGCCAGCTTTGACACCAAGATCGGAGTTTACACGGGCACTTGCGGTTCCCTTGTTTGTGCTGTTGGGAATGACGATTTTTGCGGACTGCAATCGTCGGTGAGTTTCCCGACAACTTTGGGCACGACCTATCGTGTGTTGGTCACCGGGTTTAGCACGAACACCGGAACCTTTAATCTGACAGCAAGCACCACGGGGCCGCCACCGCCGCCGGTACCGGCTCTCGTCGTTGCCGGGACAAATGGTGACGATACTCTGGTAGTAACCGCGACCGGTCCCGATGCGGGCAGCTATGTGCTCAACGGCGGTGCTCCGGTTCCATTTTCTATGAATACCAGCTTTACCTTTAACGGAACGGGCGGTAACGATACGTTCACGATCAATAATCCGGTGGGCGGGCTGTTTGCGCCAGTTAACGGCATTGATTTCAACGGCGGCGGCCAGCCAGGGGACAATATGAACCTGCTCGGCGGCGGCGGGCCTGGCTTTAATGAGACCTATTTCGTCGGCACGACGATGCCGCCGATCGGGGTTGGTCCGGGCAATAACGGCGACGGATTAGTTAGATTCACTGGGCCGAATCCAGTGGATATCCGGTTCACAGGCCTCGCACCGATCGTCGATACGGTCGCCTCGGCGAACTTCACCGTAAATTCGACCGACGCTGCTAATACGATCTCTGTTACGAATGGTGGTGTCGCACCTCGCCTGCGAGTGGCGGTCGATTCGTTCGAACCGATCGATTTTGATAATAAGACAAATGTCATCGTAAATGGCGGTGACGGTGTTGCCGGCGGCGATGCTGCGGACAACGTAACCGTAAACTACTCTAACGTTCCCGCAGCTCTGACCACGTTCAATATCAACGGTAACGAAGGCAACGATATCATTACCGTTCTCGCTCGATCAGGATCGTACGCATTAAGCCTGAACGGCAACGAGAACGACGACACCATCAACGCAGGTGCAACGGTCGCCGGCCCCGGAACGCTCGCCCTGAATGGCAACGACGGCAACGATTCGCTCATCGGCGGCGGGGACGACGATACCTTTGACGGCGGTGCCGGAGACGATACGTTCATCGGCAATGGCGGCACTGACAACGTCGGTGGTGGTGGGGGAGTCTCGCTCAACGACCAGATAGTAGTACCTGGTACCGCGGCAGCTGATACGATCTCAATCTCACTAGACGGTTCTGGATTTCTAGTCGCCACGATCAATGGTGTAACGACCACCTATCGTAATTTCCTCGCTGGCCCGATCGCCACCTCCGGCATCGAGGCGGTCTCCGTCACGGCTGACGCAAGCAGTGATACTATCAACGCGGCACCTCTGCCCACGATCCCGATCAACGTCGACGGCGGCAGTCCAGTTGCTCCGATCCTGCCGGGCGATGGATTGATCGTAAACTTTACCGGAACGACCGGACTCGTTTTCACTCCGGCAGGCACCGGAGCAGGTGGCTTCACGTTTACGAATCGGGCACCGGTCTCCTACGTGAGTATTGAATCACCTCCGGTCTTTGCTACCAGTACTTCTTTAACCTCCTCAGCGAACCCTTCAAAGTTCGGCCAATCGGTCACGTTTACGGCCACAGTGGTGACAACTCCGGTAGTCGGCGTGCCGACGGGAACGGTTCAATTCTTCGATAACGGATCGATGATAGGAAGTGCTCCGGTTCTGGGTGGAACGGCGGTGATCTCTCTCAACACGCTCGCCCTCGGCAACCATCCGATCACGGCGAACTACGTCAGCAATCACGCTGGCTTCGCGAATTCCGGAGCTACGCTTACCGGCAATCCGCAGGTCGTTAACCAGGCCAGCACCGCGACGACGGTGCAGACGTTGATCAATGCACCGAATTATGGTTCGACATTGACGGCGACGGCGACGATAACGGCGGTGGCCCCGGGAGCGGGAACGCCGCAGGGGACGGTTAACTTCAATGACGGAGGCAATCCTATTGCGGGCTGTCAGAATGTGGCAGTGACGGCACTGGGCTCGGCGGTCTGTACGACGAACCAGCTTCCGGCCGGAGTTGGTAAGGTCATTCAGGCCGTGTTCTCGCCGAGCAATGGTAACTACATCGGAAGCAACGGCTCGACGACCCAGACGATCGGCAAGGCACCGCTGAATGTCGCGGCTTCGTCAGCAACGGTCACATACGGCGATGCGGCACCGGCGATCACGGCAGCGATCACGGGCTTCGTGCTTGGTGAAACGACGGCCAACCTGACAACCCAGCCGACGTGCTCGACGACCTATGTCCAGGGCTCGCCGGTCTCAGGCTCGCAGTATCCGGCAACGTGTACGGGAGCAGTGTCGAACAACTACAGCTTCAACTACATCGGCGGCAACGTGACGGTCAACAAGAAAGGCCTGACGGTAACGGCGGATAACAAGACAAGAGCCTACGGAGCCGCTAACCCCACGCTGACGGCAACCTTCACGGGCTTTGTCCTCGGTCAGAACCTTGGAACAAGCGATGTGACCGGAAGCCCGCTGCTGTCAACGACGGCGACGCCATCGAGCCCGGTCGCGGGCAGCCCGTATGCCATCACGGCAGCCCTGGGCACGCTTCAATCAGGGAACTACGCCTTCACAACATTCACGAACGGCACACTGACGATCACCCAATCCCAACTGACGGTGACGGCGAATGACCAGACGAGAGTGTTTGGAGCCGCTAACCCGGCCCTGACATTCCAGATCACCGGCTTCCAGAACGGAGAGACGCTGGCGACAAGCGGTGTGACGGGAACCCCGACGATCACAACGACGGCAACCAGCACATCGGCTCCGGGAGCATACCCGATCACAGCGGCACAGGGAACCTTAGCAGCCCCGAACTACGGCTTCACCTTCGTACCGGCAACCCTGACGGTGACGCAGGCGGCAACGACGACCACGATCACGAACGCCTCGGCCCTCGGAAACTCGACAGTGGTCGGACAGAACTACCCGGTCAACTGGACAACGAGTCCGGTCGCCCCGGGAGCGGGAACCCCGACGGGTAATGTGACAGTGAGCGACGGTACGGGCAACACCTGTACGGCAGCGGTCGCGGCCGGCACATGCAGCCTGGCCTCGACACTCGGTCCGAAGACCATCACGGCGACCTACGCCGGCGATGCGAACTTTGGAGCGAGCACGTCACAGGCAGTCCAGCACAATGTGGTGATCGGCCTGACGGGCAACGTCAAGCAGTTCATCGCCTTCGGCACGAACGTGAACCTCGCGGGCGTAACAATGACACTGCTGAACACCGCAACGCAGCAGGCCACAACGACCACCACTGACGCAAACGGCAACTACTCATTCGGAGTAACGCAGACAGGCGGCAGCTATACCATCACCCCAAGCGGCCTCGGCAAGGCGTTTGAGGCGACAAGCAGAACGTACACCAACGTGGCCGGCAATATCACGGGCGGGGACTTCATCGCCTACGATGTACCGGGCCCGAACGCGATACCGAGAACGGCGAGGGTGGTGAGCCAGATAGCAACGCAGGGACAGCCTGTGACCGTTCCGGTGCTGATGACAACGACGGGTGTCGAGACGAAGGTGGCCTTTACGGTGGAATATCCGGTAACGGCACTGGGCATCCCGACGGTGACATGCGGCACGGGAGCAGTGAACTGCACCCTGGCCGTCAACAACTCGCTGCAAGGCAAGGTCGGCATCACGATCACTCCGACGGCGGCACTGCCAGCCGGAACAGAGAGAACTCGTGAAGATCACCTTCCCGACCTTCCAAAGCCCGGCGACGAGTGCCCAGATCAGATTCGGCGACTTCCCAACTCAAAGGGACGTGAGAAACGCGGAGAACAACCCGCTGCCGATGCTGTACTGGACGGACGGGCTGGTCTCATTCACCGGCGGCACACTGCTTGA
- a CDS encoding helix-turn-helix domain-containing protein, giving the protein MNNEFILRLNRAFDHASMADVARRLGIPHATVRNYYQGRMPAPEVLIKIANETNVSLNWLLIGTGDMYAGQTPKIGLGRFIEDRIGEFIDEKLAALRSDGVVNLGSVDVREEFDVEAALEQFGDPQSVMNEWFRYEGRECPQDYGVVFFRGWETFSVHDRIAAIRDAKRVLDRSLASK; this is encoded by the coding sequence ATGAACAACGAATTTATTTTGCGGCTGAATCGAGCTTTTGATCATGCTTCAATGGCTGATGTAGCTAGAAGATTAGGAATTCCGCACGCCACCGTGCGCAATTATTACCAAGGCCGGATGCCGGCTCCGGAAGTGCTGATTAAGATCGCGAACGAAACGAATGTATCGCTCAATTGGCTACTGATCGGCACGGGCGACATGTATGCGGGACAAACGCCGAAGATCGGGCTTGGACGATTTATCGAGGACCGTATCGGTGAGTTCATAGATGAAAAATTGGCCGCTCTCCGGTCCGATGGTGTTGTAAATCTCGGTTCGGTCGATGTCCGCGAGGAATTTGATGTCGAGGCGGCGCTTGAGCAGTTTGGCGATCCGCAGAGTGTAATGAACGAATGGTTCCGCTACGAGGGCCGCGAATGTCCGCAGGATTACGGTGTCGTGTTCTTTCGCGGGTGGGAGACGTTCTCGGTCCATGACAGAATCGCCGCGATCCGGGATGCAAAGCGTGTGCTCGACCGGTCGCTAGCCAGCAAATAG